One stretch of Merismopedia glauca CCAP 1448/3 DNA includes these proteins:
- a CDS encoding response regulator transcription factor, producing MPRILVIDDDAAIAELVSINLEMAGYEVTQAYDGLKGQALAVQMQPDLIMLDLMLPKVDGFTVCQRLRRDRRTADIPVLMLTALGQTQDKVEGFNAGADDYLTKPFEVEEMLARVRALLRRTDRIPQAAKHSEILSYGPITLLPERFEALWFAQTVKLTHLEFELLHCLLQRHGQTVSPSEILKEVWGYDPNDDIETIRVHIRHLRTKLEPEPRHPQYIKTVYGAGYCLELPSDEQLKETAAES from the coding sequence ATGCCTCGCATATTAGTGATAGATGACGATGCTGCGATCGCAGAGTTAGTCTCTATTAATTTAGAAATGGCTGGTTATGAAGTTACGCAAGCATATGATGGTCTTAAAGGTCAAGCACTGGCGGTACAAATGCAGCCAGATTTGATTATGCTCGATCTGATGCTACCAAAGGTGGATGGCTTTACCGTTTGTCAGCGTCTAAGACGCGATCGCCGGACTGCTGATATTCCTGTGCTAATGTTGACGGCATTAGGTCAAACTCAAGATAAGGTAGAAGGTTTCAACGCTGGTGCTGACGACTACCTGACTAAGCCATTTGAAGTTGAGGAAATGCTCGCTAGAGTCAGAGCGTTATTGAGGCGTACTGACCGGATTCCTCAAGCAGCTAAACATAGTGAAATTCTCAGTTATGGTCCAATAACTCTATTGCCAGAAAGATTTGAAGCATTATGGTTTGCTCAAACCGTCAAACTCACTCATCTAGAGTTTGAGCTACTCCACTGCTTGTTACAACGTCATGGACAAACTGTCTCTCCCAGTGAAATTCTCAAAGAAGTTTGGGGATACGATCCCAATGACGATATCGAAACCATTCGCGTCCATATTCGCCACCTACGCACAAAACTAGAGCCAGAACCCCGTCATCCTCAATATATTAAAACTGTCTATGGAGCGGGATATTGCTTGGAATTACCCAGCGACGAGCAACTTAAGGAAACTGCTGCTGAATCTTGA
- the psaC gene encoding photosystem I iron-sulfur center protein PsaC: MSHAVKIYDTCIGCTQCVRACPTDVLEMVPWDGCKAGQIASAPRTEDCVGCFRCETACPTDFLSIRVYLGAETTRSMGLAY; this comes from the coding sequence ATGTCTCATGCCGTTAAGATCTACGATACCTGCATTGGCTGCACCCAATGCGTCCGCGCTTGTCCGACTGATGTATTAGAGATGGTTCCCTGGGATGGTTGTAAGGCAGGTCAAATTGCCTCAGCCCCTCGCACAGAAGATTGTGTAGGTTGTTTCCGTTGTGAAACCGCTTGTCCTACCGACTTTTTGAGCATCCGAGTTTATTTAGGAGCCGAAACTACTCGCAGTATGGGTCTAGCGTACTAA
- the fmt gene encoding methionyl-tRNA formyltransferase, whose amino-acid sequence MKVIFFGTPEFAVPTLAKLIERSHFEVVGVVTQPDRRRGRGNQLIPSPVKTLALSHQISIWQPEKIKKDSETIQQLKAAEADVFVVVAYGQILSQEILDLPKLGCINVHGSLLPEYRGAAPIQWCIVQGSTKTGITTMLMDVGMDTGAMLLKAETPIGLLDNAEDIAQKLAHQGADLLIETLLKLEKQQIQAVPQDSSQATYAPLIKKADYALNWSRSALELHNQIRGFFPSCTATFRGEQLKIIASAPLNSDLWAALPESMGTPLKESIVSLEANLGTPGEIVALAKGLGLIVQTGQGYLWLKEVQLPGKRPQSGIDFANGNRISLQEVLGNGL is encoded by the coding sequence ATGAAAGTTATCTTTTTTGGCACACCTGAGTTTGCAGTTCCCACCTTAGCTAAACTAATAGAGCGATCGCATTTTGAGGTTGTCGGTGTCGTCACTCAGCCAGATCGCCGTCGCGGAAGGGGAAATCAACTGATTCCTTCGCCAGTCAAAACCTTAGCCCTAAGCCATCAAATATCGATTTGGCAGCCAGAGAAAATCAAAAAAGACTCAGAAACCATCCAACAACTAAAAGCTGCTGAAGCAGATGTATTTGTCGTTGTCGCCTACGGACAAATCCTGTCTCAAGAGATCCTAGATCTGCCCAAACTAGGCTGTATTAACGTTCATGGTTCCTTGCTTCCCGAATATCGCGGTGCAGCTCCGATTCAATGGTGTATCGTGCAGGGATCGACTAAAACTGGCATTACGACAATGCTGATGGATGTAGGAATGGATACCGGAGCCATGCTGCTCAAAGCGGAAACTCCCATCGGTTTGCTAGATAATGCTGAAGATATCGCCCAAAAATTAGCTCATCAAGGGGCAGATTTACTAATAGAAACCCTACTAAAACTAGAAAAGCAGCAAATCCAAGCAGTTCCCCAAGACTCTAGCCAAGCTACCTACGCACCTCTCATTAAAAAAGCCGATTATGCCCTAAATTGGTCGCGATCGGCACTGGAATTACACAACCAAATCCGAGGATTTTTCCCTAGCTGTACCGCCACTTTTCGGGGAGAGCAGTTGAAGATTATCGCTTCAGCACCTCTAAATTCGGACTTATGGGCAGCTTTACCAGAGAGTATGGGTACACCCTTAAAAGAATCCATAGTATCTCTGGAGGCTAATTTAGGCACTCCTGGAGAAATAGTTGCTTTAGCTAAAGGTCTTGGTCTTATAGTTCAGACAGGACAAGGTTACCTATGGCTTAAAGAAGTGCAATTACCAGGGAAACGTCCGCAATCAGGGATAGATTTCGCCAATGGAAATCGGATCTCGCTCCAAGAGGTTTTGGGTAATGGTTTGTAG
- a CDS encoding NAD-dependent epimerase/dehydratase family protein → MRILIMGGTRFIGVYLTKILVEQGHEVVLFNRGNKPVLIPGVKQIKGDRTNSHDLKDKLSSESFDAIFDNNGRELSDTQPLAEIFAGKVQHFVYMSSAGVYLPSDLLPHREGDRVDPKSRHKGKHETEAYLKQQGLPFTAIRPTYIYGPLNYNDVEAWFFERIVRDRPIPIPGNGAYITQLGHVQDLAKAMAAVLGNPTAVGKIYNISGDRYVTFDGLARACAVATGKSPEELEIRHYNPNKFDFGKQKAFPFRLQHFFADINLAQQELQWQPEYDLISGLKDSFERDYLVKGRTNQQIDFSVDDSILKS, encoded by the coding sequence ATGCGAATTCTGATTATGGGTGGGACTCGGTTTATTGGGGTTTATTTGACCAAAATCCTGGTAGAACAAGGTCATGAAGTAGTATTGTTCAATCGGGGTAACAAACCAGTTCTCATCCCTGGAGTCAAGCAGATTAAAGGCGATCGCACCAATTCCCACGATCTTAAAGACAAGTTATCTTCAGAGTCATTTGATGCTATTTTTGATAACAACGGTCGAGAATTATCAGATACTCAACCTTTAGCGGAGATATTCGCTGGAAAAGTCCAACATTTCGTTTATATGAGTTCAGCAGGGGTATATCTTCCCTCAGATTTGCTACCTCATCGAGAAGGCGATCGAGTCGATCCGAAAAGCCGTCACAAAGGTAAACACGAAACTGAAGCATACCTGAAACAGCAAGGTTTACCATTTACTGCTATTCGCCCTACATACATCTACGGACCATTGAATTACAATGATGTCGAAGCGTGGTTCTTCGAGCGCATCGTTCGCGATCGCCCGATTCCCATCCCTGGAAATGGAGCATATATCACCCAATTAGGTCATGTTCAAGATTTAGCCAAGGCAATGGCAGCAGTTCTGGGCAATCCAACCGCAGTAGGAAAGATTTATAATATCTCTGGCGATCGCTATGTCACCTTTGATGGTTTGGCTCGTGCTTGTGCTGTAGCGACTGGCAAATCTCCAGAAGAACTGGAAATCAGACATTACAATCCCAATAAATTCGATTTCGGCAAACAAAAAGCCTTTCCCTTTCGATTGCAACACTTCTTCGCCGATATTAACCTAGCCCAGCAAGAATTACAATGGCAGCCAGAATATGACCTCATATCTGGCTTAAAAGACTCATTTGAACGGGATTATCTAGTCAAAGGGCGTACTAATCAACAAATTGATTTCTCGGTAGATGACTCGATTTTGAAATCATAA
- a CDS encoding DUF6464 family protein, whose amino-acid sequence MEPDSLPTEVILTHPRQSLGNVTLDWMPQPGNYLDLKGKTYAVLERRHRYQLRSGRYRLQKVALYVQSASRPVESTLVDGRWVIGDATCVYNARSELIRCAINPSGPCDRCRDYQPVET is encoded by the coding sequence ATGGAGCCTGATTCTTTACCAACCGAGGTGATTTTAACGCATCCCCGTCAATCCCTCGGTAATGTGACATTAGATTGGATGCCTCAACCTGGTAACTATCTCGATCTCAAAGGTAAAACCTATGCGGTTTTAGAGCGTCGTCATCGTTATCAACTCAGATCTGGTCGCTACCGCTTACAAAAAGTCGCTTTATACGTTCAATCTGCGTCGCGACCGGTAGAAAGTACTCTAGTTGATGGACGCTGGGTAATTGGCGATGCTACTTGTGTTTATAACGCTCGATCTGAATTGATTCGCTGTGCAATTAATCCATCGGGACCTTGCGATCGCTGTCGCGATTATCAACCCGTAGAGACGTAG